In one SAR202 cluster bacterium genomic region, the following are encoded:
- a CDS encoding IS110 family transposase, with protein KVALVACMRKLLTILNAMLKHKTPWHLSPKVIYA; from the coding sequence AGAAGGTGGCCCTGGTGGCCTGCATGCGCAAGCTCCTTACCATCCTCAACGCTATGCTCAAACATAAGACCCCTTGGCATCTTTCTCCTAAGGTGATTTATGCCTAA
- a CDS encoding thiazole synthase yields MADYLEIAGKRFNSRLIVGTGKYRTNDDMVSAIDASGAEMVTVAIRRLNLDNPNEKTILDYLDWNRYTILPNTAGCKTLDEALFVAKLGRSVTGSNWVKLEVIPDPKYLFPDPAETLKAAERLIKEGFVVLPYIHADPVLAMRLQNVGCATVMPLGSAIGSGQGIHTAEEVRIIIEQSKVPVIVDAGLGVPSEASQALELGADAVLVNTAIAQAQDPILMAKAFKSGVEAGRMAYTAGRMPRRLYAAASSPTTDVPQPTPVKS; encoded by the coding sequence GTGGCTGATTATCTGGAAATAGCGGGCAAGCGCTTCAACTCTCGACTCATCGTCGGCACCGGCAAGTACCGCACCAACGACGACATGGTCAGCGCCATCGACGCCTCCGGCGCCGAAATGGTCACCGTCGCTATCCGTCGCCTCAACCTCGACAACCCCAACGAAAAAACTATCCTCGATTATCTCGACTGGAACCGCTACACCATCCTTCCCAACACCGCCGGCTGCAAAACCCTGGACGAAGCCCTCTTCGTCGCCAAACTGGGCCGCTCCGTCACCGGCTCCAACTGGGTGAAGCTGGAGGTCATCCCCGACCCCAAGTACCTCTTCCCCGACCCTGCCGAGACCCTCAAGGCCGCGGAGCGCCTCATCAAAGAAGGTTTCGTCGTCCTCCCCTACATCCACGCCGACCCTGTCCTCGCCATGCGTCTCCAGAATGTCGGCTGCGCCACTGTCATGCCTCTAGGCTCGGCCATCGGCTCCGGCCAGGGCATCCACACCGCTGAAGAGGTCCGAATCATCATCGAGCAGTCGAAGGTTCCCGTTATCGTCGATGCCGGCCTTGGCGTCCCCTCCGAGGCCTCCCAGGCCCTGGAGCTAGGCGCTGACGCCGTGCTGGTCAACACCGCCATCGCCCAGGCCCAGGATCCCATCCTCATGGCCAAAGCCTTCAAGTCGGGCGTCGAGGCTGGACGAATGGCCTACACCGCGGGCCGTATGCCCAGGCGTCTTTACGCCGCCGCCAGCAGCCCCACCACAGACGTGCCTCAGCCGACACCCGTCAAGTCTTAA
- the thiE gene encoding thiamine phosphate synthase → MSRPALTRPILCLVTDRRLCHDGDLVRKVAQAVEGGVNMVQLREKDMPGGGLLKLTMELKNALQNKALLFINERVDVALACSADGVQLGEDAMGPSEVRQLVKDTMLIGRSVHSMEGALAAQRQGVDLLVVGTIFPSPSHPAGPVSGAALLRRLTARIATPCIGIGGINAANAAGVIHAGALGVAVISAILSSPNPRQAAAALRQAINAAWASRQGLERVSKR, encoded by the coding sequence ATGTCGCGCCCCGCCCTCACAAGGCCCATCCTGTGCCTAGTAACTGACCGCCGCCTTTGTCACGACGGCGACCTGGTCAGAAAAGTCGCCCAGGCGGTGGAAGGCGGCGTCAACATGGTGCAGCTTCGGGAAAAAGATATGCCAGGCGGTGGGCTGCTAAAGCTGACCATGGAACTGAAGAATGCGTTGCAGAACAAAGCCTTGCTGTTCATCAACGAACGCGTTGACGTAGCTCTGGCCTGCTCCGCCGATGGCGTCCAGCTAGGCGAGGACGCTATGGGCCCATCAGAGGTCCGCCAGTTGGTGAAGGACACCATGCTGATAGGCCGCTCCGTCCACTCCATGGAAGGCGCTCTGGCCGCCCAGCGCCAGGGCGTCGACCTCCTGGTGGTCGGCACTATATTCCCCTCGCCATCTCACCCTGCTGGGCCGGTAAGCGGCGCAGCCCTCCTGCGACGGCTTACCGCGAGAATCGCCACTCCATGTATCGGCATCGGCGGCATCAACGCCGCCAACGCCGCCGGGGTCATCCATGCCGGCGCCCTTGGCGTGGCCGTCATCAGCGCCATCCTCTCCTCCCCAAATCCTCGACAAGCCGCTGCCGCCTTGCGTCAGGCCATCAATGCCGCCTGGGCATCAAGACAAGGCCTGGAAAGAGTATCTAAGCGATGA
- the thiS gene encoding sulfur carrier protein ThiS, which translates to MINLTVNGKPRQAPVPLTLTEFLKTLSIKTQFVAVGYNGEVLDKEDFSRVTLKDGDVLEIVRPVGGG; encoded by the coding sequence ATGATCAACCTAACAGTAAACGGCAAGCCTCGACAGGCCCCCGTGCCCCTAACCCTCACAGAGTTCCTCAAGACGCTGTCGATAAAAACCCAGTTCGTAGCCGTCGGCTACAACGGCGAGGTATTGGACAAGGAGGACTTCAGCCGCGTGACCCTCAAAGATGGCGACGTGCTGGAAATCGTCCGCCCCGTAGGCGGCGGCTAA
- the selD gene encoding selenide, water dikinase SelD — translation MGAEQVRLTSLAHCAGUASKFSPEDLGQVLEKLPKMVDPKLLVGVETGDDAAVYKLDSEHGLIFTVDFFPPVVDDPFHYGAVAAANSMSDVYAMGGKPLMALNIVGFPINLSKDILSEILRGGYTKAQEAGCIIAGGHTVDDAEPKYGLAVIGLVPPGKQVTNAGAKPGDQLVLTKPLGTGVITTAGKQGVAGREVIDEALRWMETLNAKAAESMMAVGVNACTDVTGFGLTGHLKGMMAGGKTSARIYLSKVPAISGVWRLIEQGVAPGGTHRNLKSLKDWVKWHPEITAAQKIFLADAQTSGGLLISVAESKTGKLVKELESRGVEMAAVIGEVGKRDGAAIEVLP, via the coding sequence ATGGGCGCCGAGCAAGTCAGATTGACATCCCTGGCCCACTGCGCGGGTTGAGCTTCCAAGTTCAGCCCTGAAGACCTGGGTCAGGTCTTGGAGAAGCTGCCGAAAATGGTCGACCCCAAACTTCTGGTGGGGGTGGAGACAGGGGACGACGCGGCCGTTTACAAGCTGGATTCCGAGCATGGGTTGATATTTACGGTGGACTTTTTTCCGCCTGTAGTTGATGACCCGTTCCACTACGGCGCGGTAGCCGCAGCCAATTCGATGAGCGACGTTTACGCCATGGGCGGCAAGCCGCTTATGGCACTGAACATCGTCGGATTTCCTATCAATCTTTCTAAAGACATACTTTCTGAGATATTGCGCGGCGGGTACACCAAGGCGCAGGAGGCGGGGTGCATAATCGCTGGGGGCCACACGGTGGACGACGCGGAGCCGAAGTACGGGCTGGCAGTGATTGGGCTGGTGCCGCCGGGCAAGCAGGTGACCAACGCAGGGGCTAAGCCGGGCGACCAGCTTGTGCTGACCAAGCCCCTGGGCACGGGGGTTATCACGACGGCGGGGAAGCAGGGGGTGGCGGGACGAGAGGTTATCGATGAGGCGCTGCGGTGGATGGAGACGCTGAACGCCAAGGCTGCCGAGTCGATGATGGCCGTAGGGGTTAACGCCTGCACGGATGTGACTGGGTTTGGTCTCACAGGTCATCTGAAGGGGATGATGGCTGGGGGCAAGACCTCGGCGAGAATTTATCTATCCAAGGTGCCTGCCATATCAGGCGTGTGGCGTCTTATTGAGCAGGGAGTAGCGCCGGGCGGGACACATCGAAACCTGAAGAGCTTGAAGGACTGGGTGAAGTGGCACCCAGAGATAACGGCGGCACAGAAGATATTCCTGGCTGACGCGCAGACCTCGGGTGGGCTATTGATATCGGTGGCGGAGTCGAAGACGGGGAAGCTGGTGAAGGAATTGGAGTCGCGAGGGGTGGAGATGGCGGCGGTGATAGGAGAGGTGGGGAAGAGGGATGGGGCAGCGATTGAGGTGCTGCCGTAG